A single window of Streptomyces griseoviridis DNA harbors:
- a CDS encoding amidohydrolase family protein, with protein MHETRESGEEIPSRADESLPLPAEASPLTAGTLSLPAEALQIRRFTERLGIPGLVDVHTHFMPERVLRKVWAYFDSVGALGGDLDWPITYRHEEDERLAVLREFGVLAFTAMLYPHKPGMAEWLNGWAVEFARRTPDCLHTSTLFPEPGVERYVREAVERGARVFKAHVQVGAYDPADALLAPVWGLLAEAGVPVVIHCGSGPAPGRHTGPEPIARVLARHPQLRLVVAHLGMPEYEDFLGLAERYGEVRLDTTMTFTDFSERLAPFPARALPRLAALGDRVLLGSDFPNIPYPYLHQLQALERLGLGDDWLRAVCHDNGKRLFAR; from the coding sequence ATGCACGAGACACGGGAGTCGGGCGAGGAGATTCCTTCCCGAGCCGACGAGAGCCTTCCCCTCCCCGCCGAAGCCTCCCCACTCACCGCGGGGACCCTTTCCCTCCCCGCTGAAGCCCTCCAGATCCGCCGGTTCACCGAGCGGTTGGGCATTCCCGGGCTGGTCGACGTCCACACCCACTTCATGCCCGAGCGCGTCCTCCGCAAGGTCTGGGCCTACTTCGACTCCGTCGGGGCGCTCGGCGGTGACCTCGACTGGCCCATCACCTACCGGCACGAGGAGGACGAACGGCTCGCGGTGCTGCGGGAGTTCGGTGTGCTGGCCTTCACCGCCATGCTCTACCCGCACAAGCCCGGCATGGCCGAGTGGCTCAACGGCTGGGCCGTGGAGTTCGCCCGCAGGACGCCCGACTGCCTGCACACCTCCACCCTCTTCCCCGAGCCGGGCGTCGAGCGGTACGTCAGGGAAGCCGTCGAGCGCGGCGCCCGGGTCTTCAAGGCGCATGTGCAGGTCGGCGCCTACGACCCCGCCGACGCGCTGCTCGCCCCCGTCTGGGGGCTGCTCGCCGAGGCCGGGGTCCCGGTGGTGATCCACTGCGGGTCAGGGCCCGCGCCCGGTCGGCACACCGGACCCGAGCCGATCGCCCGGGTGCTCGCCCGCCACCCCCAACTCCGCCTGGTCGTCGCGCATCTGGGGATGCCCGAGTACGAGGACTTCCTCGGCCTCGCCGAGCGGTACGGGGAGGTCCGGCTCGACACGACGATGACGTTCACCGACTTCAGTGAGCGGCTGGCGCCCTTCCCCGCGCGGGCGCTGCCCCGGCTCGCCGCCCTCGGTGACCGCGTCCTGCTCGGCAGCGACTTCCCGAACATCCCCTACCCCTACCTCCACCAGCTCCAGGCTTTGGAGCGGCTCGGCCTCGGCGACGACTGGCTGAGGGCCGTCTGCCACGACAACGGAAAGCGGCTGTTCGCCCGGTAG